The following proteins come from a genomic window of Bradyrhizobium paxllaeri:
- a CDS encoding 3-deoxy-manno-octulosonate cytidylyltransferase, with translation MTDSRILVLIPARMAATRLPGKPLLDIAGLPMIVHVLRRAEEAQIGRVAVATDTPEIAAAVRAAGGEVVMTRASHPSGSDRIHEAMQTLDPSGKAEIVVNLQGDFPTIAPDTIRAALPPLDDPAVDIATLASQIHTQEEDQAPSVVKAVGSPIGANRLRALYFTRATAPHGDGPRYHHIGLYAYRRAALERFVALPPSPLEQQEKLEQLRALEAGMRIDITVVDSVPRGVDTPADLETARKILAKA, from the coding sequence ATGACCGATTCCCGTATTTTGGTGCTGATCCCCGCCCGGATGGCGGCGACCCGGCTGCCGGGCAAGCCGCTCCTGGATATCGCCGGCCTGCCCATGATCGTGCACGTGCTGCGGCGGGCCGAGGAAGCCCAGATCGGCCGGGTCGCGGTGGCGACCGATACCCCCGAGATCGCCGCCGCGGTAAGGGCCGCCGGCGGCGAGGTGGTGATGACCCGCGCCTCCCATCCTTCCGGCTCCGACCGGATCCACGAGGCCATGCAGACGCTCGATCCGTCAGGTAAGGCCGAGATCGTGGTCAATTTGCAGGGCGATTTCCCGACCATCGCGCCGGATACCATCCGCGCCGCGCTGCCGCCGCTCGACGACCCCGCTGTCGATATCGCCACCCTCGCCTCGCAGATCCACACCCAGGAAGAGGACCAGGCCCCCAGCGTGGTGAAGGCGGTCGGCTCGCCGATCGGGGCGAACCGGCTGCGCGCGCTCTATTTCACCCGCGCCACCGCGCCCCACGGTGACGGCCCCCGCTACCACCATATCGGCCTCTATGCCTACCGCCGCGCCGCGCTGGAGCGGTTCGTCGCCCTGCCCCCCTCCCCGCTGGAGCAGCAGGAAAAACTCGAACAACTCCGCGCGCTGGAAGCCGGGATGCGGATCGACATCACCGTCGTCGACAGCGTCCCTCGCGGCGTCGACACCCCGGCCGACCTCGAAACCGCCCGCAAGATACTAGCCAAGGCGTGA
- a CDS encoding c-type cytochrome codes for MDSFELNKILGAVLATCLVLLVTSFAAHAIFAPVKPEKPGFEIAVKEDASHGGAKEAAAPAEPIEKLLQTASVEKGAAAAKKCAACHTFEKGGPNRVGPNLFGVVNEPKGAGHGGFNFSAAMKAKGGNWTFDDLNKFLTNPKAFVPGTAMGFAGIAKDSERADVIAYLNSLSEKPAPLPTAAK; via the coding sequence ATGGACTCCTTCGAACTCAACAAGATTCTCGGTGCCGTCCTGGCCACCTGCCTCGTTCTCCTGGTGACGAGCTTTGCCGCCCACGCGATTTTCGCGCCCGTGAAGCCGGAAAAGCCGGGCTTCGAGATTGCCGTGAAGGAAGACGCCTCTCACGGTGGCGCCAAGGAAGCCGCAGCTCCCGCCGAGCCGATCGAGAAGCTGTTGCAGACCGCCTCCGTCGAGAAGGGCGCCGCCGCCGCCAAGAAGTGCGCGGCCTGCCACACCTTCGAGAAGGGCGGTCCCAACCGCGTCGGCCCGAACCTCTTCGGCGTCGTCAACGAGCCGAAGGGCGCAGGCCACGGCGGGTTCAATTTCTCGGCTGCCATGAAGGCCAAGGGCGGCAACTGGACCTTTGACGATCTCAACAAGTTCCTCACCAATCCCAAGGCTTTCGTTCCGGGCACGGCGATGGGCTTCGCCGGTATCGCGAAGGACAGCGAGCGCGCCGACGTCATCGCCTACTTGAATTCGCTGTCGGAAAAACCGGCACCGCTGCCAACGGCGGCGAAGTAA
- a CDS encoding extracellular solute-binding protein encodes MAPALGIATTLPAIETAQAASGEPAWRHALSLFGDIKYPADFKRFDYVNPDAPKGGVARMISIGTYDNFNIAVAGIKGSLAPAAAQIYETLMAKSLDEVMTEYGLLAETASHPDDFSWVIYRLRKEARWHDGKPVTPEDVIFSLETLKKQSPFYAAYYRHVVKSEKSGERDIKFTFDAPGNRELPTIVGEIPVLPKHWWEGTDEQGRKRDISQTTLEKPLGSGPYRIKDFVAGRSVVLERVKDYWGAQLPVRIGQNNFDELRFEFFRDNLVALEAFKADQADWIAENSAKQWATAYEFPAVVDKRVVKEEFPINDSGRMQAFAINNRREQFRDARVRRAFNYAFDFEEMNKQLFYSQYKRINSYFEGTELACSGLPQGQELALLEPLRDKVPPEVFTTAYANPVGGNPENVRANLREATKLLKEAGFEVKERKLVDTSGKPVTVEILVQDPSAERIALFYKPSLERIGVTASIRVVDDAQYQNRLRSFDFDMIIDQWGQSLSPGNEQREFWGSPAADQPGSRNTLGIKNPAIDALIEKVIFATDREGLIAATRALDRVLLWNFYLVPQFTYGFSRYARWDRFSHFEPAPKYGRSGLPSLWWHDAEKAGRIGKRS; translated from the coding sequence ATGGCTCCCGCCCTAGGTATTGCGACTACGCTTCCCGCGATCGAAACGGCGCAGGCCGCAAGCGGCGAACCGGCCTGGCGGCACGCGCTGTCGCTGTTCGGTGACATCAAGTATCCGGCCGACTTCAAGCGGTTCGATTACGTCAATCCGGACGCGCCCAAGGGCGGCGTCGCGCGGATGATCTCGATCGGGACCTACGACAATTTCAACATCGCCGTGGCTGGCATCAAAGGCTCGCTCGCCCCCGCCGCTGCCCAGATCTACGAAACCTTGATGGCGAAGTCGCTGGACGAGGTCATGACCGAATACGGTCTGCTCGCAGAGACAGCCTCCCATCCGGACGATTTCTCCTGGGTCATCTATCGGCTGCGCAAGGAAGCGCGCTGGCACGACGGCAAGCCGGTGACGCCGGAAGACGTGATCTTCTCACTTGAGACGCTCAAGAAGCAGAGTCCGTTCTACGCCGCCTATTATCGTCACGTCGTCAAGTCCGAGAAAAGCGGGGAGCGCGACATCAAGTTCACCTTCGATGCGCCGGGCAATCGCGAACTGCCGACCATCGTCGGCGAAATTCCGGTGCTGCCGAAACACTGGTGGGAAGGTACCGACGAGCAGGGCCGCAAGCGCGACATCTCGCAGACCACGCTGGAGAAGCCGCTCGGCTCGGGTCCGTACCGCATCAAGGATTTCGTTGCCGGCCGCTCCGTTGTGCTGGAGCGGGTGAAGGATTACTGGGGCGCCCAGCTGCCGGTGCGGATCGGACAGAACAATTTCGATGAGTTGCGCTTCGAATTCTTCCGCGACAATCTCGTGGCGCTGGAAGCGTTCAAGGCCGATCAGGCCGACTGGATCGCGGAGAATTCCGCCAAGCAATGGGCGACGGCCTATGAATTTCCGGCGGTCGTGGACAAGCGCGTCGTCAAGGAAGAGTTTCCGATCAACGATTCCGGCCGGATGCAGGCTTTTGCCATCAACAATCGGCGGGAGCAGTTCAGGGATGCACGGGTCCGTCGCGCCTTCAACTATGCGTTCGATTTCGAGGAGATGAACAAGCAGCTCTTCTACAGCCAGTACAAGCGCATCAACAGCTACTTCGAAGGCACCGAGCTTGCCTGCTCGGGCCTGCCGCAGGGCCAGGAGCTGGCGCTGCTGGAGCCGCTACGCGATAAGGTACCGCCGGAAGTCTTCACCACGGCCTACGCCAATCCGGTTGGCGGCAATCCCGAAAACGTCCGCGCCAATCTGCGCGAAGCCACCAAGCTTCTGAAGGAAGCGGGATTTGAGGTGAAGGAACGCAAGCTGGTCGACACCTCGGGCAAGCCCGTCACAGTCGAAATCCTGGTCCAGGATCCTTCTGCCGAGCGTATCGCGCTGTTCTACAAGCCTTCGCTGGAGCGCATCGGCGTCACCGCCTCTATTCGTGTCGTCGACGACGCGCAGTATCAGAACCGCCTGCGCAGCTTCGATTTCGACATGATCATCGATCAGTGGGGCCAGTCGCTGTCGCCCGGCAACGAGCAACGCGAATTCTGGGGCTCGCCCGCGGCCGACCAGCCGGGCTCGCGCAACACCCTCGGCATCAAGAATCCCGCCATCGATGCGCTGATCGAGAAAGTGATCTTCGCCACCGACCGCGAGGGTCTGATCGCAGCAACGCGGGCGCTGGATCGCGTCCTCCTGTGGAACTTCTAT